One part of the Alligator mississippiensis isolate rAllMis1 chromosome 3, rAllMis1, whole genome shotgun sequence genome encodes these proteins:
- the LOC102564819 gene encoding B-cell differentiation antigen CD72-like, translated as MADSGGWKESDQDDHATPRHAGPSSPGPVPCSTAEMSEGVTYADLRFSKVPPGRGVAPRVQRAAPAAPGEADDTYENLQLGPMGEGPAGRGVQQCGEPRRSARPLPLVLLAACLALLVTTIALGVCYWQQGQWLQQVSAAHAAERNGLWQQAGAQEQRLGQAGAALVQAQEELARTRAELMRAWQEGNHSQEELQETKAALAWAQEEAQDLRQELNKTATALADVRPCQVTDCCPETWVLHRGKCLFLSKEKKTWLDSKEACAQESSRLLITRDWDHRTMPSFFAHLETSYWIGLRWRWDLRTEPELWQWEDGTPYSFESATGHGLFGIIKRGSIGREGWYDDRRPWVCEKPAGRPQGAAQADPRL; from the exons ATGGCAGACAGTGGAGGCTGGAAGGAGAGTGATCAG GACGACCACGCCACACCACGCCACGCCGGCCCCAGCAGCCCGGGACCTGTTCCATGCTCCACGGCTGAGATGAGTGAGGGTGTGACGTATGCCGACCTGCGGTTCTCCAAGGTCCCCCCAGGACGGGGTGTGGCCCCCCGGGTGCAGAGGGCAG cccctgcagccccggGCGAGGCTGATGACACCTACGAGAACCTCCAGCTGGGCCCCATGGGCGAGGGGCCGGCCGGGCGCGGGGTCCAGCAATGCGGAG AGCCCCGGCGGAGCGCCCGACCCctgcccctggtcctgctggcagcctgcctggccctgctggtcacCACCATCGCCCTGGGGGTCTGCT actggcagcagggccagtggctgcagcaggtgtcCGCTGCCCACGCGGCCGAGCGCAATGGCCTGTGGCAGCAGGCGGGTGCCCAGGAGCAGCGGCTGGGGCAGGCGGGTGCGGCGCTGGTGCAGGCGCAGGAGGAGCTGGCACGGACCCGAGCGGAGCTGATGAGGGCCTGGCAGGAGGGGaaccacagccaggaggagctgcaggagacgAAGGCGGCGCTGGCGTGGGCGCAGGAGGAGGCTCAGGACCTGCGGCAGGAGTTGAACAAGActgccacagccctggctgaTGTGCGGCCCTGCCAGGTCACAG ACTGCTGCCCGGAGACCTGGGTGCTGCACCGTGGGAAGTGCCTGTTCCTCTCCAAGGAGAAGAAGACCTGGTTGGACAGCAAAGAGGCGTGTGCACAAGAGTCCTCCCGCCTCCTCATTACCCGGGACTGGGACCACAGGACCATGCCA AGCTTTTTTGCCCACTTGGAGACCTCGTACTGGATCGGACTCAGGTGGAGATGGGACCTAAGGACTGAGCCAGAACTGTGGCAGTGGGAGGATGGCACCCCGTACTC GTTTGAGAGTGCAACAGGTCATGGGTTATTTGGAATAATAAAAAGGGGCAGCATCGGGAGAGAAGGCTGGTACGACGACAGGCGCCCCTGGGTCTGCGAGAAGCCGGCTGGCCGCCCCCAGGGAGCCGCACAGGCCGACCCCAGGCTATGA
- the LOC102564595 gene encoding C-type lectin domain family 1 member A-like, translating to MMGENVTYADLQFSKPALGHSATPQVQGTAMHEVDSTYENLHLGAVGEGPPGHGAQQRGGEQEPEAELTAGWEPRWSAWPLPLALLAACLALLATTIALGVCYWQERQRLQQASHAHAAERDGLWQQAGAQEQRLGQAGAVLAQAQERLAQTQAELAREREKGNRSQMELQKTTTDLQQAQKLAWDLQQQLNKTARDLATARSCQVTGCCPETWVLHRGKCLFLSKEKKSWEDSKEWCEQESSWLLILRGREWDQTKMPSFLTTTDTGYWIGLRRKGAWDQWFWIDGTPHPKEQKMPWSGYYGVIKEGSLDSSGPWNGKYRWICEKPASCPW from the exons ATGATGGGTGAGAATGTGACATACGCCGACCTGCAATTCTCCAAGCCCGCCCTGGGACACAGTGCAACCCCCCAGGTGCAGGGGACAG ccatgcatgagGTCGACAGCACCTACGAGAACCTGCATCTGGGTGCAGTGGGCGAGGGGCCGCCCGGGCACGGGGCCCAGCAACGCGGAGGCGAGCAGGAGCCTGAAGCAGAGctcacagctggctggg AGCCCCGGTGGAGCGcgtggcccctgcccctggccctgctggcagcctgtctggccctgctggccaccaccatcGCCCTGGGGGTCTGCT ACTGGCAGGAGAGGCAGCGCCTGCAGCAGGCATCCCATGCCCACGCGGCCGAGCGCGATGGCCTGTGGCAGCAGGCGGGTGCCCAGGAGCAACGGCTGGGGCAGGCGGGTGCGGTGCTGGCGCAGGCCCAGGAGAGGCTGGCACAGACCCAAGCAGAGCTGGCacgggagagggagaagggaaaccGCAGCCAGATGGAGCTGCAGAAGACCACCACAGACCTGCAGCAGGCGCAGAAGCTGGCCTGGGACCTACAGCAGCAGCTGAACAAGACTGCAAGAGACCTGGCCACTGCAAGGTCCTGCCAAGTCACAG gctgctgcccgGAGACCTGGGTGCTGCACCGCGGGAAGTGCCTGTTCCTCTCCAAGGAGAAGAAGTCCTGGGAGGACAGCAAAGAGTGGTGTGAACAGGAATCCTCCTGGCTTCTCATCCTACGTGGCCGGGAGTGGGACCAGACGAAGATGCCG AGCTTCCTCACCACCACGGACACCGGGTACTGGATTGGGCTCCGGCGTAAGGGCGCCTGGGACCAGTGGTTTTGGATCGACGGGACTCCGCACCCAAA AGAGCAGAAAATGCCATGGTCTGGTTATTATGGAGTAATTAAAGAGGGAAGCTTAGACAGCTCAGGCCCGTGGAATGGGAAATACCGCTGGATCTGTGAGAAGCCGGCCAGCTGCCCCTGGTGA